One window of Metopolophium dirhodum isolate CAU chromosome 3, ASM1992520v1, whole genome shotgun sequence genomic DNA carries:
- the LOC132941025 gene encoding large ribosomal subunit protein mL44, protein MLTLRTTNRVLKVLKTAQKCEQSFHRWLAPTLRELKRRKDIQGPEKPVHRKTFLEWNYDTEIYAFSKRLGEEFNNDLLQQALTERSYIIREEERQKNVGIEQPTLNLSDNKDLVSKGSDFIDDIVKRYLRTVLPRLPEEGIIGIHKYLTSIETLSHVSFHIGTSDLILCAEFPVEKPTLSNVLKSIIAALIESSGDSRAALFVRDFIITQIADKDLHQFWEPEEPIKLLSEILARDGIQSPEPRLIGCSGKNTILACFRVGLYTPDTKHMIGLGFGETIDIAHEMAARDSLRQLFGTSDNILLPFNLKLDQLCASSVKNLSINEWSQKTLPSHPTHFELRQAKEISSN, encoded by the exons ATGCTGACTCTACGTACAACCAACCGTGTTCTAAAAGTTTTGAAAACCGCCCAAA AATGCGAACAATCATTTCATAGATGGTTAGCTCCAACATTGAGAGAATTGAAACGTAGAAAAGATATTCAAGGGCCTGAAAAACCAGTTCACCGTAAAACATTCCTTGAATG GAATTATGATACCGAGATCTATGCATTCAGTAAGCGTTTAGGTGAAGAGTTCAATAATGATTTGTTGCAACAGGCATTAACTGAACGTTCATATATTATTCGTGAGGAAGAAAGACAAAAGAATGTTGGTATAGAGCAGCCTACATTAAATTTATCTGATAATAAAGATTTAGTTTCCAAGGGTTCAGATTTTATTGATGACATAGTTAAACGTTATTTACGTACAGTTTTACCTAGATTACCAGAAGAAGGAATCAT AGGAATTCACAAGTATTTAACAAGTATTGAAACACTGTCTCATGTTTCATTCCATATTGGTACTTCTGATTTGATTCTTTGTGct gaATTTCCCGTGGAAAAACCTACTTTGTCTAATGTACTGAAATCAATAATAGCTGCATTGATAGAAAGTTCTGGCGATAGTCGAGCCGCATTATTTGTGcgtgattttattataacacaaataGCTGATAAGGACTTGCATCAGTTTTGGGAACCTGAAGAACCTATTAAACTGTTATCGGAAATCTTAGCTAGAGATGGTATTCAGTCGCCTGAACCTAGACTTATTGGATGCTCTGGCAAGAATACAATATTAGCATGCTTTAGAGTAGGATTATATACTCCAGATACTAAACATATGATTGGACTTG GTTTTGGAGAAACTATAGATATTGCACATGAAATGGCAGCAAGAGATAGTTTACGACAATTATTTGGCACTTCGGATAACATTTTACTTCCATTTAACCTTAAATTAGATCAGTTGTGTGCAAGTTCTGTTAAGAATTTATCTATAAATGAATGGTCACAAAAAACCCTACCATCTCATCCAACACATTTTGAACTTCGCCAGGCCAAAGAAATAAGtagtaattaa